GTCGGCGAGCGGGCGGCGGGCGGCGTCGTGCATCAGTGCGCCGGTGGCGGCCACCGCCGGCAGGCCGGCGGCGCGCGCGAGGCGGCGCAGGGCGGTGATGCGGGCGCGGTCCCGGCCGTCGAAGCCGACCGACACCGCCAGCCAGGCGCGGCCGGGAAAGAGCCCGGCCAGCCAGCGGGCGTCGGCGGGCAGGGCGGTGGCGTCCGGCAGGCCGGGCGGCGGTACCAGCAGCGCCAAGCAGTCCCGCAGGCCGGCCGGGGCGATGCGCCCGAACGCCTCGCGCGCCAAGTGGTATTCGCCCTTTGCCGCGGCACGCCGCGCGGTGGTGATCAGCCGCGACAACTGGCCGTAGCCCGCGCGGCAGGTGGCCAGCAGCACCACGCAGGGCCCGCCGGCGAGGTGGATCTCGCTGCCGACGATCAGCTTCGGCGCGGCACCGGGCGGCAGATCCTGCAATGCGCGATGGGCGCGCACCACGCCGGCGAGCGAGCATTCGTCGGTGATCGCCAGCGCGGCGTAGCCGTACCCGGCTGCCCGCGCGACGAGTTCTTCGGGGTGCGAAGCGCCGCGCTGGAAGCTGAAGTTCGTCAGGCAATGGAGTTCGGCGTAGGGGGGAAGCATGTTGAAAACTGTATTTAAATACAGTCATCGAAGTCAACAGCGGCCCTCTGATGCCAGGGGGAGCCGGCCGCCACGGGCCTGCCGCATTCCGGCCGCCGCGGCGGCGGCAGGGGCATCCGTGCCCTCTCTGCCGTGCCGCTGCCCATCGCCGCTTACACACTCATTTGTCGTCGGGCTCCCCAGCGGCCGTCATCCCCGGCACAATGCCGGCCTCGCCATCTCCGGCCCGTCCCCGATCGATCGATGCGTTACGAATTTCTCGTCGGCCTGCGCTATACCCGCTCACGCAAGCGGGCGCAGGGCCGCAACCGCTTCATCTCCTTCATCTCCCTGGTGTCGATGCTGGGCATCGCGCTCGGCGTCGCGGCGCTGATCGTGGTGCTGTCGGTGATGAACGGCTTCCAGGAGGAACTGCGCACCCGCATCCTCGGCGTGGCCTCGCACGTGCAGATCCAGGGGATCGGCACCGGGCTGGCGTCCTGGCAGCAGGTGGCCGACGAAGCGGTGCGGCATCCGTCGGTGAAGGCGGCGGCGCCCTATGTGCAGGAGCAGGGCATGCTGTCCTTCGACGAGGCGGTGCGCGGCACCATGGTGCGCGGCGTGATCCCCTCCGAGGAGGACAAGGTGGCCGATTTCGCCCAGCACATGAAGGCGGGCGCGTTCGAGGCGCTGCAGCCGGGCCGCTTCGGCATCGTGCTGGGGCGCGACCTGGCGCTGGCGCTGCGCGTCACGCCGGGCGACAAGGTCACGCTGATCGCGCCGCAGGGCCTGGTGACGCCGGCGGCGGTGCTGCCCCGCGTCAAGCAGTTCGAGGTGGTTGGCGTGTTCGAGGCCGGCATGTACGAATACGACTCGGGCCTCGCCCTGATCCACCTCGCCGATGCCCAGGCGCTGTACCGCATGGGCGAGGAGGTGAGCGGGGTGCGGCTCAAGCTCGACGACCTGTTCGCCGCGCCGCGGGTGGCGCGCGAACTGGCCGCCACGCTGACGGAACCGGGCCTCGTCGTTGCCGACTGGACGCGCAGCCACGCCAATTTCTTCCGCGCGGTGGCGCTGGAGAAAACGATGATGACGCTGATCCTGTTCCTGATCGTCGCGGTGGCCGCCTTCAACATCGTGTCCACGCTGGTGATGGCGGTGCAGGAAAAGTATGCCGACATCGCCATCCTGCGCACGCTGGGCGCCAGCCCGGCATCGATCATGGCGGTGTTCGTGCTGCAGGGCACGATCATCGGCCTCGTCGGCCTGGCCGGCGGCGTGGCCGGCGGCTTGCTGATCGCGCACAACCTGGACGTGGTGATCCCCGTGCTCGAGACGATCACCGGCATGACGCTGTGGAACAAGGAGATCTACTACATCGACGAGCTGCCGTCCAAGGTCCTGTGGAGCGACGTCGTCAGCATCGTGTCGGTGTCCTTCGCGCTCACCCTGCTGGCGGCGCTGTACCCCAGTTGGCGGGCATCGAAGGTGAATCCGGCGGAGGCGCTGCGCTATGAGTGAGAACGTGATCGGAACCGCGAGGAACGATGCCGCGGGCGGCGGGCCGGTGCTGGCCTGCGAGCGGCTGGAAAAGCGCTTTCGCGAAGGCGCGGATGCGGTGCAGGTGCTGGCCGGCGTGAGCTTGGCGGTGGCGCGCGGCGAACGGCTGGCCATCGTCGGCGCCTCGGGCTCGGGCAAGAGCACGCTGCTGCACCTGCTGGGCGGCC
This DNA window, taken from Thauera sp. K11, encodes the following:
- a CDS encoding lipoprotein-releasing ABC transporter permease subunit codes for the protein MRYEFLVGLRYTRSRKRAQGRNRFISFISLVSMLGIALGVAALIVVLSVMNGFQEELRTRILGVASHVQIQGIGTGLASWQQVADEAVRHPSVKAAAPYVQEQGMLSFDEAVRGTMVRGVIPSEEDKVADFAQHMKAGAFEALQPGRFGIVLGRDLALALRVTPGDKVTLIAPQGLVTPAAVLPRVKQFEVVGVFEAGMYEYDSGLALIHLADAQALYRMGEEVSGVRLKLDDLFAAPRVARELAATLTEPGLVVADWTRSHANFFRAVALEKTMMTLILFLIVAVAAFNIVSTLVMAVQEKYADIAILRTLGASPASIMAVFVLQGTIIGLVGLAGGVAGGLLIAHNLDVVIPVLETITGMTLWNKEIYYIDELPSKVLWSDVVSIVSVSFALTLLAALYPSWRASKVNPAEALRYE